The Malassezia restricta chromosome I, complete sequence genome contains the following window.
ATCAAGGTGGAGTTGCTAGAAAAAAGGTGGGGCTACTTGGACCATTGTTCCTCGGCATTGGTCAGAGGGACATACTGGATTGTCAGTTAGCCGTTGACCTACCATGACTCCGAAAAGTATCTTTTTTTCGACCTTGCCATCGACGCTCTTGTCGATTTGATAGAGGTCCCTAATGTTAACATATAGATGTCAGACATACTGGTAATTGCTCGTAGGACGATCAACGGGCACAATCAAACGGCCCGGTGAAGCAAGTTGCTGAACAAGGGTTTCAGGTATGCAAggagcagcggcaccaACATGGATAGCACTATATGGTGCAAATTCTGGACAACCTTTGCGCCCATCTCCCTGCATCGCTACGATGCGGCCATTTCCCAATTCACGTTCCAACCCATCGCGTTTCAAATTTTCGATACTCGCACTAACAAGCTCCTGGATGTGCTCTACTCCTACAATGTGAGTCTTGCGATCTGAAGGGGGTAAAAGGTGATGGAGAGTGGCGAGGAGGTAGCCTGACCCAGACCCCACATCCATTACCGAGCAGCCTTGGCTTAAGTATGGAAGTAAAATTTCTGCAGCAAATGCATGCATATGTGGTGCAGATATGGTTGCGTTGTATCCGATACTCTGAGGTGCATCCTGATAGGCATGCCGGCGCGTAACTGAAGGTACATAGTTTGCACGATCAACCAATTTCATGGCCTTCGTAAGATGGAATCGAACATACCTCCAGTACCCTCGATGAGCGTATGATACCTACGGCTTTCATATTGGTAAGCAGCTCTTCATTAGAGCTACCTGTGCATCGCCACGCCATGATAACAATAAAGTGGAATGAGAAGATGGTCGGGTGGAGAAAGCCACAGGTCTTCGAGATGCAATGACCTTACAATTCTTGCCGGTGAAAAGGGAGTTCAGAGGCCTGCTCCGCCACTGTCCCGGTTGCTTTTACAGTGGAAGTCTCGTGGGATGACGGCGTGGAGGATGTGGTCTCAGTCATTTGTTCACGAGACTGAAGATACTTGTCAATGAGTTGCAATACCTTTGGGTCCAACTGCATCGTAGGTTGGGCGCCTGTCCCTGCTCCTACATCTTGTATCTTCTCAGCAAGAATTCCTGTATCATCGTGTTCATGAACATCTTTATACCGATGATTATGGCGCTCTTCGACGTGCTTCACGTGGGCTTTGCTTTCCTCTAAATTGTCAGGCGTGATCATATGGCATTGAATTTTGTTGGATTCCTTGGTTTTGGGGGGAATAAACGCCACATCATCGCACAAAACATTTGTCTCAACGACCATAACGCTGATGTTAGTCGAGTGAACATACTAATTGCACGTAAGTACCTCGGCCAGACTCAGAATTTTATTATTTGAGCCACAGTAATACTTGTCGTCAGCGCATGGGTACATACCTTGACTGTTGTAGTTCTTGGTAAGCCATTCAGATCACAAACAGTGCCCCCATTCCATACTTGCTGGATGAAAAAAGCATTGTCCTCATATAGTGGTGCCACATCGTCATCCAGATCAGCTGATGGAGTATTATAAAGGGGAACCAATTCGTTTTTTATTCCTTCCAAGCTGTCCCACACACCCATCAAGTAATATCCTTCAGGAAGGGTATCTCGATTGTCAACCTCAGGCACCCCATCATTGTCCAACATGGCCATGAGCGGGTACTGCAGTATATGATTGCCATAACGTAGCACATGTGAAAAATATGATTGTATATTCTGCAATTCCTTTCCACGTAGCTTTGCCAAGAGGGAAAGACCACGAGACAGAATGGCGTCCGTCTCTTTATTTGGCAGCACACGCTTATTCTGATCAGCTCCCTCATCAGATTTCACCAAAGGTATGTGGCAAACATACGCTTCTGTATCTGTGATTCTGTACATCTGGAACTTGCCATTTGTGTGTGCAACTTGAAGGGACGCGTCTTGCGAGTATGCTTTCTTGTCATCAAGTAACTGCAAAGCCTCGGTTATGGGTATGGTTTCATTGGAAAAATGTATAGAAAACTCGTCGCGTTTCAAAATATTGGCAATTTCTACCCTAGATTGAGCCGTTATACATGTTACAGCACATGCAGTGAACAGCAGCAGGTTCCTCAGCCAAGACATGGGTCGAAATTACGAGGCAAGTGGAGACGGATAAATGGTATACTATCTATTTATCGATTTTCTGAGCCGCCAAAGCCTGTGCTGGTGTGGGCTGACGAAGAGGAAGCTATGTGGTCACTGTGGAGttgcgcagcagcatctcCATAGTATACGCCATGGTGAGGCATAGTCCCATAAGCAGGGAACGGGCGGTACATATCGCCATGGGTGGAAGGAGGGTCCGTCTGACGCGTGCGGAAGAAATAGCCGGCTATAGCACCGAGTCCTAAggccgacatggcgcgAGTCACAGGAGAAGAGAAGGTGGACGTTACATGTTTCTGATACGGCGGTGGAGCGCCATTACTGTGGTCGTCCATAGCATTGTATCTTTCCGTTCCCAGGCATGTGTGAAGCAACGAGAGAACAATGAACACAGCCAGACTCCAGAAGAGCACACTAAAGAGAATCGACTCCCAACTTCCACTGATACGAGTACTTGTGGGCAAAAGTTCGTAGCGCAGAGCGCAGGATCCTTTCAAAACGAAAATATCGTCACTAAAGTTCCAGCCTTCGCAGGATACCTCGACAGCCCCCAACTGAGCCCACAAAGGAAGCTGCGACTCACATTTCCATTGATTGTCACCGGTGCTTTGGCACTGAATCACGGCAGGCTGAAATTTGTGGCACAAGCTTCCTTCACAAGTAAGTTGTGGTATAGGCTCCAAACGACGTGCCGTTGTCATCCGTCCGCGGTACAAAGTCAGTGTCCGGATATCGGAGAACCGTACTTTCTCATATGGGCTATTTTGATGTTTTTTACCCAAGACACTCATGCAAAATGTGACCACGCAAAGCAGTACTACCAGCGCACTCCGAGGGCCGCCCAACATTTTGTGTGGTACCAAGGAGTATAGGTGGAGCGCATTTGACCCTGCAGCTTTGCCACCTCCACGTGTACAATGGTCGGTGCACATGTCACCTTACCTCCCTATTTCCCCAGCTATCATGAGCCAAAACCAATTTCCGGGAGAAGAAGAACTGGTGCATAAGCTACAGTTACACTCAAAGAACGTGGCATTGTGCGTTAATTGCCGCTCAAGCTGACATGACAGGAAGTACCAGCGTGGACTTGAGAACTATGAACGAAACACGGGTCACAAGCACCCCCTGAACAATATGAAGCCATCGAGCCCGACCGAAGATGAGCTGAAGAAAGAAGTGCGGGTCGAATTTCCTGAGAAGAAGTAGTGTATATAAGTTTCGTTTACGCACCATGGTGGTGATGTCAGGGAGCCAATAATGTGGGGATAAACACAATATTTTTTCCGTCCCAATTTGCTTGCCACAGCACCTGCGGCTGGACCGTATGCTGAGAGCTCGTACGACATCTCGAGCTTTTCGTTGCACGCGACTGTTCCCTTTACTTTCACAAAGATTCCAGAGTAAGATGACGCAAGTTCCCAAGACAGAACGTGAATGGCGTGCTATTCTCAGTCCTGAACAGTTCCGTGTGCTTCGTCAAAAGGGGACGGAATGGGCTGGTACAGGGGAATACGATGAGCATTTTCAGCCGGGTGTGTACCACTGTGCTGGATGTCAAGCACCTTTGTACACGAGCACGACCAAGTTTCAAAGTGGGTGTGGATGGCCAGCGTTTTTCGATGCCATCCCAGGAGCTATTGCGAGACACGACGACTTCTCCCATGGCATGAGGCGTACAGAGATCACCTGTACGAACTGCGGTGGTCACCTGGGACACGTGTTTTACGGAGAAGGATTCCCTACACCCACGAACGAGCGCCACTGTGTCAATTCTATCTCGTTGTCCTTTCACCATGACTGAGAATACCACACGTAAATAATTCTACAGCTATGTTACAATAAGAGCCTCATTCCTGACGAGAACTCGCGTGAGCTTGGATCATGCGAGTGACCTGTTCGCGCACTTGCTCAGCAAGTCGGCCACCCTCGCCCAGCCAGGACTCTTTGCCCTGCTTTGACAAGTCTGagacgagctcgtcgaacAGCGGATGCTGGTCCAAAGCATGC
Protein-coding sequences here:
- a CDS encoding protein-L-isoaspartate(D-aspartate) O-methyltransferase; the protein is MAWRCTGSSNEELLTNMKAVGIIRSSRVLEAMKLVDRANYVPSVTRRHAYQDAPQSIGYNATISAPHMHAFAAEILLPYLSQGCSVMDVGSGSGYLLATLHHLLPPSDRKTHIVGVEHIQELVSASIENLKRDGLERELGNGRIVAMQGDGRKGCPEFAPYSAIHVGAAAPCIPETLVQQLASPGRLIVPVDRPTSNYQDLYQIDKSVDGKVEKKILFGVMYVPLTNAEEQWSK
- a CDS encoding protein OS-9 gives rise to the protein MSWLRNLLLFTACAVTCITAQSRVEIANILKRDEFSIHFSNETIPITEALQLLDDKKAYSQDASLQVAHTNGKFQMYRITDTEAYVCHIPLVKSDEGADQNKRVLPNKETDAILSRGLSLLAKLRGKELQNIQSYFSHVLRYGNHILQYPLMAMLDNDGVPEVDNRDTLPEGYYLMGVWDSLEGIKNELVPLYNTPSADLDDDVAPLYEDNAFFIQQVWNGGTVCDLNGLPRTTTVKYYCGSNNKILSLAEVLTCNYVMVVETNVLCDDVAFIPPKTKESNKIQCHMITPDNLEESKAHVKHVEERHNHRYKDVHEHDDTGILAEKIQDVGAGTGAQPTMQLDPKVLQLIDKYLQSREQMTETTSSTPSSHETSTVKATGTVAEQASELPFHRQEL
- a CDS encoding DUF1183 domain protein, with the translated sequence MLGGPRSALVVLLCVVTFCMSVLGKKHQNSPYEKVRFSDIRTLTLYRGRMTTARRLEPIPQLTCEGSLCHKFQPAVIQCQSTGDNQWKCESQLPLWAQLGAVEVSCEGWNFSDDIFVLKGSCALRYELLPTSTRISGSWESILFSVLFWSLAVFIVLSLLHTCLGTERYNAMDDHSNGAPPPYQKHVTSTFSSPVTRAMSALGLGAIAGYFFRTRQTDPPSTHGDMYRPFPAYGTMPHHGVYYGDAAAQLHSDHIASSSSAHTSTGFGGSENR
- a CDS encoding peptide-methionine (R)-S-oxide reductase: MLRARTTSRAFRCTRLFPLLSQRFQSKMTQVPKTEREWRAILSPEQFRVLRQKGTEWAGTGEYDEHFQPGVYHCAGCQAPLYTSTTKFQSGCGWPAFFDAIPGAIARHDDFSHGMRRTEITCTNCGGHLGHVFYGEGFPTPTNERHCVNSISLSFHHD